The following proteins are co-located in the Clavibacter capsici genome:
- a CDS encoding type II 3-dehydroquinate dehydratase has product MSRVLVLNGPNLGRLGSREPDVYGTGSLEDLRRELVAFAPDDVEVDLRQTDDEATLIGWLHEAVDTRTPVIMNPAAFTHYSYALRDAAALVTKAGILLLEVHLSNPHAREEFRHTSVISPVATGVIAGLGQGSYLLALAHVVTGTR; this is encoded by the coding sequence ATGTCACGCGTGCTCGTCCTCAACGGCCCCAACCTCGGACGGCTCGGCAGCCGCGAGCCCGACGTGTACGGCACGGGATCGCTGGAGGACCTGCGCCGCGAGCTCGTCGCCTTCGCGCCCGACGACGTGGAGGTCGACCTCCGCCAGACCGACGACGAGGCGACCCTCATCGGCTGGCTGCACGAGGCCGTCGACACCCGGACGCCCGTGATCATGAACCCGGCCGCGTTCACGCACTACTCGTACGCGCTCCGCGACGCCGCGGCGCTCGTGACGAAGGCGGGGATCCTGCTGCTCGAGGTGCACCTGTCGAACCCCCACGCCCGCGAGGAGTTCCGGCACACCAGCGTCATCTCGCCGGTGGCGACGGGCGTCATCGCGGGGCTCGGCCAGGGGTCGTACCTCCTCGCCCTCGCGCACGTGGTGACCGGCACCCGATAG
- a CDS encoding SDR family oxidoreductase, translating into MSDPAHPDPQRPVALVTGVGRVSGIGAAIAEGLALDGWDVAFTYWSAYDARKPWGEQPDDPARVVQAVEGAGGRAHAVEADLVDTAAAERILDAVEAGLGPITALVLSHAESVDSALLDTSVESLERHLAVNVRASLQLIQGFARRYRQAPGAGRIVALTSDAVVGEVAYGASKAALDRIVIAAARELEGERITANLVDPGPTDTGWFTDEIRESLRETTPRGRLAEPRDAAALVCFLVSAEGGWINGQRIRSDGGQSVG; encoded by the coding sequence GTGAGCGACCCCGCGCATCCCGACCCGCAGCGGCCCGTCGCGCTCGTGACGGGCGTCGGCCGGGTCTCCGGCATCGGCGCCGCCATCGCCGAGGGCCTCGCGCTCGACGGCTGGGACGTCGCCTTCACCTACTGGTCGGCCTACGACGCCCGGAAGCCCTGGGGCGAGCAGCCCGACGACCCCGCGCGCGTGGTCCAGGCCGTCGAGGGCGCGGGCGGCCGGGCGCACGCCGTCGAGGCCGACCTGGTCGACACGGCGGCGGCCGAGCGGATCCTCGACGCCGTCGAGGCGGGGCTCGGGCCGATCACCGCGCTCGTCCTCTCCCACGCCGAGTCGGTCGACAGCGCGCTGCTCGACACGAGCGTCGAGAGCCTCGAGCGGCACCTGGCCGTCAACGTGCGGGCGTCGCTCCAGCTCATCCAGGGGTTCGCCCGTCGGTACCGCCAGGCACCGGGCGCCGGCCGCATCGTGGCGCTCACGTCCGACGCCGTCGTGGGCGAGGTCGCGTACGGCGCGAGCAAGGCGGCGCTCGACCGCATCGTCATCGCGGCCGCGCGTGAGCTCGAGGGGGAGCGGATCACCGCCAACCTCGTCGACCCGGGACCCACCGACACGGGCTGGTTCACGGACGAGATCCGCGAGAGCCTCCGCGAGACCACGCCCCGGGGCCGGCTCGCCGAGCCCCGCGACGCGGCCGCGCTCGTGTGCTTCCTCGTCTCGGCGGAGGGCGGCTGGATCAACGGCCAGCGCATCCGCTCGGACGGCGGCCAGAGCGTCGGCTGA
- the aroB gene encoding 3-dehydroquinate synthase: MTDPSAPTPAVAEPDAPTVIHVSGTPGYDVTVGRGLIAGVGALLGPRVRKVLIVHAPALAEEASRLRERLQGDVEVYLAEVPDAEGAKRVEVAAFCWKIMGTTDFTRSDAVITLGGGATTDLGGFVAATWLRGVMLVQIPTTVLAMVDAAVGGKTGINTSEGKNLVGAFYAPTAVVVDLDLLATLPREEIVTGFAEIVKAGFIAVPEILDVIEADVARVTDPTSPEFRHVVELAIRMKAEVVGEDFTEKGRREILNYGHTLGHAIEHAERYRWRHGAAVAVGMVFAAELSRLTRSLSDEAVDRHRRILDSLDLPTSYPVGRWPTLVASMKRDKKARGDMMRFIVLDGVGRASVLNGPEEALLFAAYQEIGS, from the coding sequence ATGACCGACCCATCCGCCCCCACGCCCGCCGTCGCCGAGCCCGACGCGCCCACCGTGATCCACGTGTCCGGCACGCCCGGCTACGACGTCACCGTGGGCCGCGGCCTCATCGCCGGGGTCGGCGCGCTGCTCGGCCCGCGCGTGCGCAAGGTGCTCATCGTGCACGCGCCCGCCCTCGCCGAGGAGGCGTCGCGCCTCCGGGAGCGCCTGCAGGGCGACGTGGAGGTGTACCTCGCGGAGGTGCCCGACGCCGAGGGCGCCAAGCGCGTCGAGGTGGCGGCGTTCTGCTGGAAGATCATGGGCACCACCGACTTCACGCGCTCGGACGCCGTGATCACGCTCGGCGGCGGCGCGACGACCGACCTCGGCGGCTTCGTCGCGGCGACGTGGCTGCGCGGCGTGATGCTCGTCCAGATCCCGACCACCGTGCTCGCGATGGTGGACGCGGCGGTCGGCGGCAAGACGGGCATCAACACGTCCGAGGGCAAGAACCTCGTCGGCGCCTTCTACGCGCCGACGGCCGTGGTCGTGGACCTCGACCTGCTCGCCACGCTGCCGCGGGAGGAGATCGTCACGGGCTTCGCGGAGATCGTGAAGGCCGGGTTCATCGCCGTGCCCGAGATCCTCGACGTCATCGAGGCGGACGTCGCGCGGGTGACCGACCCCACGAGCCCCGAGTTCCGGCACGTCGTCGAGCTCGCCATCCGGATGAAGGCCGAGGTCGTGGGCGAGGACTTCACGGAGAAGGGCCGCCGCGAGATCCTCAACTACGGCCACACGCTCGGGCACGCCATCGAGCACGCCGAGCGGTACCGCTGGCGGCACGGCGCGGCCGTCGCGGTCGGCATGGTCTTCGCGGCGGAGCTGTCGCGCCTCACCCGCTCGCTGTCCGACGAGGCGGTCGACCGGCACCGGCGGATCCTCGACTCGCTCGACCTGCCCACGAGCTACCCCGTCGGCCGCTGGCCCACGCTCGTCGCGAGCATGAAGCGCGACAAGAAGGCGCGCGGCGACATGATGCGCTTCATCGTGCTCGACGGCGTCGGCCGGGCGAGCGTGCTCAACGGCCCCGAGGAGGCGCTGCTGTTCGCCGCGTACCAGGAGATCGGCTCGTGA
- a CDS encoding shikimate kinase: protein MPVVLIGPPGAGKTTVGRRVAKALGLPFTDTDRAIVEAHGSIADIFREHGEPRFRELERAAVAAALADDGVVSLGGGAVLDPATRADLESCRVVLLTVSEHAVRARIRGHDRPLVDGLESWRRIVADREELYRSLADLTIDTSDRPLPRIAREIERFARERQP from the coding sequence GTGCCGGTCGTCCTGATCGGCCCGCCCGGCGCGGGCAAGACCACGGTCGGCCGCCGCGTGGCGAAGGCCCTGGGGCTCCCGTTCACCGACACGGACCGGGCGATCGTCGAGGCGCACGGATCCATCGCCGACATCTTCCGCGAGCACGGCGAGCCGCGGTTCCGCGAGCTGGAGCGCGCGGCGGTCGCCGCGGCCCTGGCGGACGACGGCGTCGTCTCGCTCGGCGGGGGAGCCGTCCTCGACCCGGCGACCCGCGCCGACCTGGAGTCGTGCCGCGTCGTGCTCCTCACCGTGAGCGAGCACGCCGTGCGCGCCCGGATCCGCGGCCACGACCGCCCGCTCGTCGACGGCCTCGAGAGCTGGCGCCGCATCGTCGCCGACCGCGAGGAGCTGTACCGCTCGCTCGCCGACCTGACCATCGACACCTCCGACCGCCCGCTCCCGCGCATCGCCCGCGAGATCGAGCGCTTCGCCCGGGAGAGGCAGCCATGA
- the aroC gene encoding chorismate synthase, which produces MLRWLTAGESHGPELIAVLEGLPAGVPVSLDGIRADLARRKLGYGRGARMGFEQDELSLSTGVVHGRTLGSPIAVRIGNTEWPKWVDVMSPEPVDPAKLQGARAAALTRPRPGHADLVGMQKYDFDEARPVLERASARETAARVALGAVARAFLAELGITLVSHTLSIGPVRVPEGSPLPTPADVGALDADPLRCFHAETSARMVAEVDDTKASGDTVGGVVEVLAYDLPPGLGSHVHWDRRLDSKLAAALMGIQAIKGVEVGDGFLTTTRRGSEAHDELFSTAAGIGRSTDRAGGTEGGMSTGTVLRVRAGMKPIATVPRALRTVDTATGGAAPANHQRSDVCAVPAAGVVAEAMVALTLADAVLEKFGGDSVGETLRNLRGYLDAIPEGRRSGADLVDEADAAPPAPPEA; this is translated from the coding sequence ATGCTGCGTTGGCTCACCGCCGGGGAATCCCACGGCCCCGAACTCATCGCCGTCCTGGAGGGCCTGCCCGCGGGCGTGCCCGTCAGCCTCGACGGCATCCGCGCCGACCTCGCCCGTCGCAAGCTCGGCTACGGCCGCGGCGCGCGCATGGGCTTCGAGCAGGACGAGCTGAGCCTCTCGACGGGCGTGGTGCACGGCCGGACGCTCGGCAGCCCCATCGCCGTGCGCATCGGCAACACGGAGTGGCCCAAGTGGGTCGACGTCATGAGCCCGGAGCCCGTGGATCCCGCGAAGCTGCAGGGCGCGCGCGCCGCGGCCCTCACCCGCCCCCGCCCCGGGCACGCCGACCTCGTCGGCATGCAGAAGTACGACTTCGACGAGGCCCGCCCCGTGCTCGAGCGCGCGAGCGCCCGCGAGACCGCCGCCCGCGTCGCGCTCGGCGCCGTGGCGCGCGCGTTCCTCGCCGAGCTCGGGATCACGCTCGTCAGCCACACCCTCTCCATCGGCCCCGTGCGCGTGCCCGAGGGCTCGCCCCTGCCGACGCCCGCCGACGTCGGCGCGCTCGACGCGGATCCGCTGCGCTGCTTCCACGCCGAGACGAGCGCCCGCATGGTCGCCGAGGTCGACGACACGAAGGCGAGCGGCGACACGGTCGGCGGCGTCGTCGAGGTGCTCGCCTACGACCTCCCGCCGGGGCTCGGCTCGCACGTGCACTGGGACCGCCGGCTCGACTCGAAGCTCGCCGCGGCGCTCATGGGCATCCAGGCGATCAAGGGCGTGGAGGTCGGCGACGGCTTCCTCACCACCACGCGGCGCGGATCCGAGGCGCACGACGAGCTGTTCTCCACGGCCGCCGGCATCGGCCGCTCCACCGACCGCGCCGGCGGCACCGAGGGCGGCATGTCGACGGGCACGGTGCTCCGCGTCCGCGCCGGCATGAAGCCGATCGCCACCGTCCCGCGCGCGCTCCGCACGGTCGACACCGCCACCGGCGGCGCGGCCCCCGCGAACCACCAGCGCTCCGACGTGTGCGCCGTGCCCGCCGCGGGCGTGGTCGCCGAGGCGATGGTCGCGCTCACGCTCGCCGACGCCGTGCTCGAGAAGTTCGGCGGCGACTCCGTGGGCGAGACCCTCCGCAACCTCCGCGGCTACCTCGACGCGATCCCCGAGGGCCGCCGCTCCGGCGCGGACCTCGTCGACGAGGCGGACGCCGCGCCGCCCGCACCGCCCGAGGCCTGA
- a CDS encoding shikimate dehydrogenase, whose translation MADPRTPAVRLAVLGSPIAHSLSPRLHRAAYDVLGLDWAYEAVECAGPELPAFIASLGSGWRGLSLTMPLKRDVLPLLDRLDDTARLAGAANTLLVEREGEGAAILRGANTDVDGIVRAFRMAGVERSGRAVVLGAGSTARSAVVALARMGAREVTVAARRPEQGRELAPLADELGVALRVAPLDAAVPALRDADTVISTLPGDAAATVPLPGALPEVAVLLDVTYAPWPTGIAAAWEGAGGRVVPGIDMLVHQALGQVRLFAHGDDALPLPGEERVLAAMLASVGRDPRTAWTGA comes from the coding sequence ATGGCTGATCCGCGGACGCCGGCCGTGCGGCTGGCGGTCCTCGGCAGCCCCATCGCGCACTCGCTGTCGCCGCGCCTGCACCGGGCGGCGTACGACGTGCTCGGCCTGGACTGGGCGTACGAGGCGGTGGAGTGCGCGGGACCCGAGCTGCCCGCGTTCATCGCGAGCCTCGGATCCGGCTGGCGAGGCCTGTCGCTGACGATGCCGCTGAAGCGCGACGTGCTGCCGCTCCTCGACCGGCTCGACGACACCGCCCGGCTCGCGGGCGCGGCCAACACGCTGCTCGTGGAGCGGGAGGGGGAGGGCGCCGCAATCCTCCGCGGCGCCAACACCGACGTCGACGGCATCGTCCGCGCGTTCCGGATGGCCGGCGTCGAGCGGTCCGGGCGCGCGGTCGTGCTGGGCGCCGGATCCACCGCGCGCTCGGCCGTCGTCGCGCTGGCGCGGATGGGGGCGCGCGAGGTGACCGTCGCCGCCCGGCGCCCGGAGCAGGGCCGGGAGCTCGCCCCGCTCGCCGACGAGCTGGGCGTCGCGCTCCGCGTCGCGCCGCTCGACGCCGCCGTTCCCGCGCTCCGCGACGCGGATACCGTGATCAGCACCCTGCCCGGCGACGCCGCGGCGACCGTGCCGCTGCCCGGCGCCCTGCCCGAGGTCGCCGTCCTCCTCGACGTCACCTACGCGCCCTGGCCGACCGGCATCGCCGCCGCCTGGGAGGGCGCGGGCGGGCGCGTCGTCCCGGGGATCGACATGCTCGTGCACCAGGCGCTCGGGCAGGTGCGCCTGTTCGCGCACGGCGACGACGCGCTCCCGCTCCCGGGCGAGGAGCGCGTGCTGGCCGCCATGCTCGCGAGCGTCGGCCGGGATCCGCGGACGGCCTGGACCGGCGCCTGA
- the mltG gene encoding endolytic transglycosylase MltG, whose protein sequence is MRSRPSAPPAPHPVLSSRGTESILTDTPETDPARRATTAQGSGGDPFESLFGDVAAAPDAGSDRPSASTPGTGPAPASAAGDAPRGAGPGIGTGAPMTRRELRALREAAEARSGQESRVPDDARGAAPAAPAPSAAPQAPARPASDDRPRADVAAAASTAASSAAGDASSASAAAAGIAAAADAPARTTSAPPRSDARDGASGPAPRRTPPVLPKAKRRHPRWPYVVVLLVVLFGGAGVIATSLFGPVVSALLTPAEPTDYDGDGSGEVQVVVKTGDTGSTIGDTLAAQDVVKTSKAFYQAVVRSGSEVVFQPGTYTLRKQMSAAAALQMLQDPASQIQAKVTIPEGQTVAQAFELVAEATGTPVADLEAASADRGALGIPAEAPNIEGYLFPATYDFPPGTSAADMVKAMVGRTFEALDQAGVAVADRHRVLTMAALIQKEARFEGDFYKVSRVFQNRIDVGMPLQSDATVAYGAQSVGRVTTTDAERADDNPWNTYVHPGLPAGPISNPGDLAIKAAIAPADGPWLYFVTVNTITGDTVFSQTYEEHLKAVAQWQQFMKDNPGNG, encoded by the coding sequence ATGCGCTCGAGACCGAGCGCTCCGCCGGCTCCCCACCCGGTGCTCTCGTCCCGAGGAACCGAGTCGATCCTGACCGACACGCCTGAGACCGATCCCGCCCGACGCGCCACGACGGCCCAGGGCTCCGGCGGCGACCCCTTCGAGAGCCTGTTCGGCGACGTCGCCGCGGCTCCCGACGCCGGGTCCGACCGCCCGTCGGCATCGACCCCGGGTACCGGCCCCGCACCCGCATCCGCCGCCGGCGACGCTCCGCGTGGAGCGGGACCCGGCATCGGCACGGGCGCGCCCATGACCCGCCGCGAGCTCCGTGCCCTCCGCGAGGCGGCCGAGGCGCGCTCGGGCCAGGAGTCCCGCGTGCCGGACGACGCCCGCGGCGCGGCGCCGGCTGCCCCGGCTCCCTCCGCCGCCCCGCAGGCCCCCGCGCGCCCCGCGTCGGACGACCGCCCCCGTGCGGACGTCGCCGCAGCCGCGTCGACCGCCGCGTCCTCCGCCGCCGGCGACGCCTCGTCCGCCTCCGCGGCGGCCGCCGGGATCGCGGCCGCGGCCGACGCGCCGGCCCGCACGACGTCCGCTCCTCCGCGCTCCGACGCGCGCGACGGCGCATCGGGGCCGGCACCCCGCCGGACACCGCCCGTGCTCCCGAAGGCGAAGCGCCGCCACCCCAGGTGGCCCTACGTCGTGGTCCTGCTCGTGGTGCTCTTCGGCGGCGCGGGCGTGATCGCCACCTCCCTCTTCGGCCCGGTGGTCAGCGCGCTCCTCACGCCCGCCGAGCCCACCGACTACGACGGCGACGGCTCGGGCGAGGTGCAGGTGGTCGTCAAGACGGGCGACACGGGCAGCACCATCGGCGACACGCTCGCCGCGCAGGACGTCGTGAAGACGTCGAAGGCGTTCTACCAGGCCGTGGTCCGCTCGGGCAGCGAGGTGGTCTTCCAGCCGGGCACGTACACGCTGCGGAAGCAGATGAGCGCGGCCGCGGCGCTCCAGATGCTCCAGGATCCGGCCAGCCAGATCCAGGCCAAGGTCACCATCCCCGAGGGGCAGACCGTCGCGCAGGCGTTCGAGCTCGTCGCGGAGGCCACCGGCACGCCCGTGGCCGACCTCGAGGCGGCCTCCGCCGACCGGGGCGCGCTCGGCATCCCGGCCGAGGCGCCGAACATCGAGGGCTACCTCTTCCCCGCGACCTACGACTTCCCGCCCGGCACGTCCGCGGCGGACATGGTGAAGGCCATGGTCGGGCGCACGTTCGAGGCGCTCGACCAGGCCGGCGTCGCCGTCGCCGACCGGCACCGCGTGCTCACGATGGCGGCGCTGATCCAGAAGGAGGCGCGCTTCGAGGGCGACTTCTACAAGGTGTCGCGCGTCTTCCAGAACCGCATCGACGTCGGGATGCCGTTGCAGTCCGACGCGACCGTCGCGTACGGGGCGCAGTCCGTCGGCCGGGTCACCACGACCGACGCCGAGCGCGCCGACGACAACCCCTGGAACACGTACGTGCACCCGGGCCTGCCCGCCGGCCCCATCTCCAACCCCGGCGACCTGGCGATCAAGGCGGCCATCGCGCCCGCGGACGGGCCGTGGCTGTACTTCGTGACCGTCAACACCATCACGGGCGACACCGTCTTCTCCCAGACGTACGAGGAGCACCTCAAGGCCGTCGCGCAGTGGCAGCAGTTCATGAAGGACAACCCGGGCAATGGCTGA
- the ruvX gene encoding Holliday junction resolvase RuvX: protein MRVGARLAVDVGKARIGLARSDPHGLIATPVETVPRDAGGSADVRRILEVAAEVDCVELVVGLPLALSGRATASTDDAEAFARRLADASEIPVRLVDERLSTVSAQSALRSSGRGSRKQKPVIDQVAAVIILQHALETERSAGSPPGALVPRNRVDPDRHA, encoded by the coding sequence ATGCGGGTCGGCGCGCGGCTCGCGGTCGACGTGGGGAAGGCGCGCATCGGGCTCGCGCGGTCGGACCCGCACGGCCTGATCGCGACGCCCGTCGAGACCGTCCCGCGCGACGCGGGCGGCTCGGCGGACGTCCGGCGGATCCTCGAGGTGGCCGCGGAGGTCGACTGCGTGGAGCTCGTCGTGGGCCTGCCGCTCGCGCTCTCGGGGCGGGCGACGGCGTCCACCGACGACGCGGAGGCCTTCGCCCGGCGCCTCGCGGACGCGTCCGAGATCCCGGTCCGGCTCGTGGACGAGCGGCTCTCGACGGTGTCCGCCCAGAGCGCGCTGCGCTCCTCGGGCAGAGGGTCCCGTAAGCAGAAGCCCGTGATCGACCAGGTGGCGGCCGTTATAATCCTTCAACATGCGCTCGAGACCGAGCGCTCCGCCGGCTCCCCACCCGGTGCTCTCGTCCCGAGGAACCGAGTCGATCCTGACCGACACGCCTGA
- the alaS gene encoding alanine--tRNA ligase — protein MQTADIRNAWLTYFGDRGHTVVPSASLVSDDPTLLFTVAGMVPFVPYLTGVVPAPYPRATSVQKCIRTLDIEEVGRTPRHGTFFQMNGNFSFGDYFKEQAIAYAWELLTTSEADGGLGFSPDDLWVTVYHEDDEARQAWKRIAGLPDDRIQGLGRDTNYWHTGQPGPAGPCSEIFFDRGPAYGADGGPATDDDRYVEIWNLVFMQYLRGAGTSKSEFEILGDLPKRNIDTGMGLERVAFLKQGVENMYEIDQVRPVLDRAAKLAGRRYGASHEDDVRMRIVADHVRSSLMLMSDGVRPSNEGRGYILRRLMRRTVRAMRLMGVDTATFGELFPASRDAMKAAYPEVSDDFDRISRLAYAEEETFLRTLSGGTTILDVAVGETKAAGGERIAGDTAFLLHDTFGFPIDLTLEMAEENGLTVDREAFDRLMLEQRTRAKADAKSKKTALADLTVYSEFRAAGETRFTGYDELETGTTILGLIVGGHSVDHAVAGDIAEVILPETSLYAESGGQEADAGSIVGQGFDLEVLDVQKPVKGLISHRVQVRSGEVGVGDAATTVVDADWRRGATQAHSGTHLVHAALRQVLGQDAHQSGSYNRAGYMRLDFAWNQALSPETRSEIEDIANGAVRDDLQVVTRVMPIDEAKQLGAMALFGEKYGDTVRVVDIGGPWSRELCAGTHVSSSAQIGLINVVGESSVGSTNRRIESLVGREAFQDLAVERAIVSQLTSSLKTPREQLPDRIADLLQNLKTAERRIADFEAQALQQRVPALLAQGARVGAVTLIQESLGSVRSADEVRQLVTLVRERAGSEPVVVALAGDAGGKPTVIVATNQGARDAGAKAGQLARAAAAVLGGGGGGKDDLAQGGGSDVSAIPDALSAVRQALAS, from the coding sequence ATGCAGACCGCAGACATCCGCAACGCCTGGCTGACGTACTTCGGCGACCGGGGGCACACCGTCGTGCCGTCGGCGTCGCTCGTCAGCGACGACCCGACCCTGCTGTTCACGGTGGCCGGCATGGTCCCGTTCGTGCCGTACCTCACGGGCGTCGTGCCCGCGCCGTACCCGCGCGCCACGAGCGTCCAGAAGTGCATCCGGACTCTCGACATCGAGGAGGTCGGCCGCACGCCGCGGCACGGCACCTTCTTCCAGATGAACGGCAACTTCTCCTTCGGCGACTACTTCAAGGAGCAGGCCATCGCGTACGCGTGGGAGCTGCTCACCACGAGCGAGGCCGACGGCGGCCTGGGGTTCTCGCCCGACGACCTCTGGGTCACCGTCTACCACGAGGACGACGAGGCGCGGCAGGCGTGGAAGCGCATCGCGGGCCTCCCGGACGACCGGATCCAGGGCCTCGGCCGCGACACGAACTACTGGCACACCGGCCAGCCCGGCCCGGCGGGCCCCTGCTCGGAGATCTTCTTCGACCGCGGCCCCGCCTACGGCGCCGACGGCGGCCCGGCCACCGACGACGACCGGTACGTGGAGATCTGGAACCTCGTCTTCATGCAGTACCTGCGCGGGGCCGGCACGAGCAAGAGCGAGTTCGAGATCCTCGGCGATCTGCCGAAGAGGAACATCGACACCGGCATGGGGCTCGAGCGCGTCGCGTTCCTCAAGCAGGGCGTCGAGAACATGTACGAGATCGACCAGGTGCGCCCGGTCCTCGACCGCGCGGCCAAGCTCGCGGGCCGTCGGTACGGAGCGTCGCACGAGGACGACGTGCGCATGCGCATCGTCGCCGACCACGTGCGCTCGTCCCTCATGCTCATGTCCGACGGCGTGCGCCCGTCCAACGAGGGGCGCGGCTACATCCTGCGTCGCCTCATGCGCCGCACGGTGCGCGCGATGCGCCTCATGGGCGTGGACACGGCGACCTTCGGCGAGCTGTTCCCCGCCTCGCGCGACGCCATGAAAGCCGCGTACCCCGAGGTCTCCGACGACTTCGACCGCATCTCCCGCCTGGCGTACGCCGAGGAGGAGACGTTCCTCCGCACGCTCTCCGGCGGGACGACGATCCTCGACGTGGCCGTCGGCGAGACGAAGGCGGCGGGCGGCGAGCGGATCGCGGGCGACACCGCGTTCCTCCTGCACGACACGTTCGGCTTCCCCATCGACCTCACGCTCGAGATGGCGGAGGAGAACGGCCTCACGGTCGACCGCGAGGCCTTCGACCGGCTGATGCTGGAGCAGCGCACGCGCGCCAAGGCCGACGCGAAGTCCAAGAAGACGGCGCTGGCCGACCTCACCGTCTACAGCGAGTTCCGCGCGGCCGGCGAGACGCGCTTCACCGGGTACGACGAGCTGGAGACCGGCACGACGATCCTCGGCCTCATCGTGGGCGGCCACAGCGTCGACCATGCGGTCGCGGGCGACATCGCGGAGGTCATCCTCCCCGAGACGAGCCTCTACGCGGAGTCGGGCGGTCAGGAGGCCGACGCCGGCAGCATCGTCGGCCAGGGCTTCGACCTCGAGGTGCTCGACGTGCAGAAGCCCGTCAAGGGCCTCATCAGCCACCGCGTCCAGGTCCGCTCGGGCGAGGTGGGCGTCGGCGACGCCGCCACCACCGTCGTCGACGCCGACTGGCGCCGCGGCGCGACCCAGGCGCACTCCGGCACGCACCTCGTGCACGCCGCGCTCCGCCAGGTGCTCGGCCAGGACGCGCACCAGTCCGGCTCGTACAACCGAGCCGGCTACATGCGCCTCGACTTCGCGTGGAACCAGGCGCTGTCGCCGGAGACGCGCAGCGAGATCGAGGACATCGCGAACGGCGCCGTGCGCGACGACCTGCAGGTCGTGACGCGCGTCATGCCGATCGACGAGGCCAAGCAGCTCGGCGCCATGGCGCTGTTCGGCGAGAAGTACGGCGACACCGTGCGCGTCGTCGACATCGGCGGCCCGTGGTCGCGCGAGCTCTGCGCCGGCACGCACGTGTCGTCCAGCGCGCAGATCGGGCTCATCAACGTGGTGGGGGAGTCGTCCGTCGGATCCACCAACCGCCGCATCGAGTCGCTGGTCGGCCGCGAGGCGTTCCAGGACCTCGCCGTCGAGCGCGCCATCGTGTCGCAGCTGACGTCGAGCCTCAAGACGCCGCGGGAGCAGCTGCCCGACCGCATCGCCGACCTGCTGCAGAACCTCAAGACCGCGGAGCGGCGCATCGCCGACTTCGAGGCGCAGGCGCTGCAGCAGCGCGTGCCGGCGCTCCTGGCGCAGGGCGCGCGCGTGGGCGCCGTCACGCTGATCCAGGAGTCGCTCGGCAGCGTGCGCTCGGCCGACGAGGTGCGGCAGCTGGTCACCCTGGTGCGCGAGCGCGCCGGGTCCGAGCCCGTCGTGGTCGCCCTCGCGGGTGACGCGGGCGGCAAGCCGACCGTCATCGTGGCCACCAACCAGGGTGCGCGCGACGCCGGCGCCAAGGCCGGGCAGCTCGCCCGCGCGGCGGCGGCGGTGCTCGGCGGCGGCGGAGGCGGCAAGGACGACCTCGCGCAGGGCGGCGGCTCCGACGTGTCCGCCATCCCCGACGCGCTGTCCGCCGTCCGCCAGGCGCTCGCCTCCTGA
- the rpsD gene encoding 30S ribosomal protein S4, with amino-acid sequence MSTKSRTRSKTRLSRALGIPLTPKAAKYLEKRPYAPGEHGRSKRKQDSDYAVRLREKQRLRAQYGIREAQLKIAFQEARRTQGLTGENLVEILEQRLDALVVRSGLARTTAQARQLVVHRHIMVDGKIVDRPSFRVKEGQMIHVKPRSEGTEPFQVAAAGGHADVLPKLPPYLEVELDKLQARLVRLPKRAEVPVTCEVQLVVEYYAAR; translated from the coding sequence GTGTCCACCAAGTCACGCACCCGCAGCAAGACCCGCCTCTCCCGCGCGCTGGGCATCCCGCTCACGCCGAAGGCGGCCAAGTACCTCGAGAAGCGCCCCTACGCGCCGGGCGAGCACGGCCGGTCCAAGCGCAAGCAGGACAGCGACTACGCCGTCCGCCTCCGCGAGAAGCAGCGCCTGCGCGCCCAGTACGGCATCCGCGAGGCCCAGCTCAAGATCGCCTTCCAGGAGGCGCGTCGCACGCAGGGCCTGACCGGTGAGAACCTCGTCGAGATCCTCGAGCAGCGCCTCGACGCGCTCGTCGTCCGCTCCGGCCTCGCGCGCACCACGGCGCAGGCCCGCCAGCTCGTCGTGCACCGCCACATCATGGTCGACGGCAAGATCGTCGACCGCCCCTCGTTCCGCGTGAAGGAGGGCCAGATGATCCACGTCAAGCCGCGCTCCGAGGGCACCGAGCCCTTCCAGGTCGCCGCCGCCGGCGGTCACGCCGACGTGCTGCCGAAGCTCCCCCCGTACCTCGAGGTCGAGCTCGACAAGCTGCAGGCCCGCCTCGTGCGCCTGCCGAAGCGCGCCGAGGTCCCCGTGACCTGCGAGGTCCAGCTGGTCGTCGAGTACTACGCGGCACGCTAG